From Penaeus chinensis breed Huanghai No. 1 chromosome 43, ASM1920278v2, whole genome shotgun sequence, a single genomic window includes:
- the LOC125048416 gene encoding cubilin-like isoform X3: protein MAAFKMLFIAAVLFVGGAKVGGAKQVAAGTSRSEQCRAEGGSCVSAGSCRSPSVAASTCGGGGGAVCCNPSGLEAFARTLELDGFEVGLRVNPCSDRKCLTWYRGQWLADPATCTDKRRLVNFCPTTNQWCCAPPCRRRSRCRRRKGYCVPRKSLCPSGRTRRRLCGGRMCFCCLPDWPVPRCNCSQNRVSVCEPTGTFSLAEDSCVQVHSPGYPYPYDNDASCSLSVVAPSYCRIIVEYCQVELERCPYDYVNVTDGVTSNSYCGSATPAGFTSDANTVDFSFFSDFSQVNRGFQAYLSTSCFDCTQGPTYTVCSDTAITSSTGGLINSPGYPGNYPTFVSCSLTISAPAGSTIRFQYLAFALEPAPPTCSFDFFQIYDTSAPSTTKYCGNIAPSFTASSTNEVTILFSSDKSDVYSGFSICFTVI from the exons ATGGCTGCGTTCAAAATGCTCTTTATAGCAGCGGTCCTCTTTGTGGGCGGAGCGAAGGTGGGCGGAGCGAAG CAGGTGGCAGCTGGCACTTCCCGCTCGGAGCAGTGCCGCGCGGAAGGAGGCAGCTGCGTGTCCGCCGGGAGCTGCCGGTCGCCCTCGGTGGCTGCCTCGACctgcggggggggcgggggcgccgTGTGCTGCAACCCCTCGGGGCTGGAGGCCTTCGCTCGCACCCTGGAGCTGGACGGCTTCGAGGTCGGCCTGAGAGTCA ACCCTTGCAGTGACCGGAAATGCCTTACCTGGTACCGGGGTCAATGGTTGGCAGACCCGGCCACCTGTACGGACAAGCGGCGACTGGTGAACTTCTGCCCGACCACTAACCAATG gtGTTGCGCTCCGCCCTGCAGAAGGAGGTCGAGGTGTCGCAGGAGGAAAGGTTACTGCGTCCCGAGGAAGTCCCTGTGTCCGAGCGGCAGGACGAGGCGCAGGCTGTGTGGAGGGAGGATGTGCTTCTGCTGCCTGCCAG ATTGGCCGGTTCCGCGTTGCAATTGCTCCCAGAACAGAG TATCGGTGTGCGAGCCGACAGGAACCTTCTCCCTTGCTGAGGACAGCTGCGTTCAAGTCCACAGCCCTGGTTACCCTTACCCCTACGACAACGACGCGTCATGCTCCCTTAGTGTCGTGGCTCCGAGTTACTGCAGAATTATCGTGGAGTACTGTCAGGTGGAGCTGGAAAGGTGTCCTTATGATTACGTGAATGTCACCGATGGCGTAACCAG CAACTCGTACTGCGGGAGCGCTACCCCAGCTGGCTTCACTTCAGACGCTAACACTGTCGACTTCAGTTTCTTCTCGGATTTCAGCCAAGTGAACAGAGGCTTCCAGGCTTATCTCTCGACCAGCTGC TTCGACTGTACTCAGGGACCGACTTATACGG TGTGCAGCGACACCGCCATCACCTCGAGCACCGGCGGTCTGATCAACTCCCCCGGGTACCCAGGCAATTACCCGACCTTCGTGAGCTGCTCCCTCACCATCAGCGCTCCTGCTGGGTCGACCATTAGATTTCAATATTTAGCGTTCGCTTTGGAACCAGCTCCGCCGACGTGCTCGTTCGACTTCTTCCAGATCTACGACACGTCGGCTCCGTCCAC GACAAAATACTGTGGAAATATCGCACCCAGCTTCACGGCCTCTTCAACAAATGAAGTGACGATCCTATTCTCTTCGGACAAGTCTGATGTCTATTCGGGATTCTCGATCTGCTTCACGGTAATATAA
- the LOC125048416 gene encoding cubilin-like isoform X1, with protein MAAFKMLFIAAVLFVGGAKVGGAKVGGAKQVAAGTSRSEQCRAEGGSCVSAGSCRSPSVAASTCGGGGGAVCCNPSGLEAFARTLELDGFEVGLRVNPCSDRKCLTWYRGQWLADPATCTDKRRLVNFCPTTNQWCCAPPCRRRSRCRRRKGYCVPRKSLCPSGRTRRRLCGGRMCFCCLPDWPVPRCNCSQNRVSVCEPTGTFSLAEDSCVQVHSPGYPYPYDNDASCSLSVVAPSYCRIIVEYCQVELERCPYDYVNVTDGVTSNSYCGSATPAGFTSDANTVDFSFFSDFSQVNRGFQAYLSTSCFDCTQGPTYTVCSDTAITSSTGGLINSPGYPGNYPTFVSCSLTISAPAGSTIRFQYLAFALEPAPPTCSFDFFQIYDTSAPSTTKYCGNIAPSFTASSTNEVTILFSSDKSDVYSGFSICFTVI; from the exons ATGGCTGCGTTCAAAATGCTCTTTATAGCAGCGGTCCTCTTTGTGGGCGGAGCGAAGGTGGGCGGAGCGAAGGTGGGCGGAGcaaag CAGGTGGCAGCTGGCACTTCCCGCTCGGAGCAGTGCCGCGCGGAAGGAGGCAGCTGCGTGTCCGCCGGGAGCTGCCGGTCGCCCTCGGTGGCTGCCTCGACctgcggggggggcgggggcgccgTGTGCTGCAACCCCTCGGGGCTGGAGGCCTTCGCTCGCACCCTGGAGCTGGACGGCTTCGAGGTCGGCCTGAGAGTCA ACCCTTGCAGTGACCGGAAATGCCTTACCTGGTACCGGGGTCAATGGTTGGCAGACCCGGCCACCTGTACGGACAAGCGGCGACTGGTGAACTTCTGCCCGACCACTAACCAATG gtGTTGCGCTCCGCCCTGCAGAAGGAGGTCGAGGTGTCGCAGGAGGAAAGGTTACTGCGTCCCGAGGAAGTCCCTGTGTCCGAGCGGCAGGACGAGGCGCAGGCTGTGTGGAGGGAGGATGTGCTTCTGCTGCCTGCCAG ATTGGCCGGTTCCGCGTTGCAATTGCTCCCAGAACAGAG TATCGGTGTGCGAGCCGACAGGAACCTTCTCCCTTGCTGAGGACAGCTGCGTTCAAGTCCACAGCCCTGGTTACCCTTACCCCTACGACAACGACGCGTCATGCTCCCTTAGTGTCGTGGCTCCGAGTTACTGCAGAATTATCGTGGAGTACTGTCAGGTGGAGCTGGAAAGGTGTCCTTATGATTACGTGAATGTCACCGATGGCGTAACCAG CAACTCGTACTGCGGGAGCGCTACCCCAGCTGGCTTCACTTCAGACGCTAACACTGTCGACTTCAGTTTCTTCTCGGATTTCAGCCAAGTGAACAGAGGCTTCCAGGCTTATCTCTCGACCAGCTGC TTCGACTGTACTCAGGGACCGACTTATACGG TGTGCAGCGACACCGCCATCACCTCGAGCACCGGCGGTCTGATCAACTCCCCCGGGTACCCAGGCAATTACCCGACCTTCGTGAGCTGCTCCCTCACCATCAGCGCTCCTGCTGGGTCGACCATTAGATTTCAATATTTAGCGTTCGCTTTGGAACCAGCTCCGCCGACGTGCTCGTTCGACTTCTTCCAGATCTACGACACGTCGGCTCCGTCCAC GACAAAATACTGTGGAAATATCGCACCCAGCTTCACGGCCTCTTCAACAAATGAAGTGACGATCCTATTCTCTTCGGACAAGTCTGATGTCTATTCGGGATTCTCGATCTGCTTCACGGTAATATAA
- the LOC125048416 gene encoding cubilin-like isoform X4, which produces MAAFKMLFIAAVLFVGGAKQVAAGTSRSEQCRAEGGSCVSAGSCRSPSVAASTCGGGGGAVCCNPSGLEAFARTLELDGFEVGLRVNPCSDRKCLTWYRGQWLADPATCTDKRRLVNFCPTTNQWCCAPPCRRRSRCRRRKGYCVPRKSLCPSGRTRRRLCGGRMCFCCLPDWPVPRCNCSQNRVSVCEPTGTFSLAEDSCVQVHSPGYPYPYDNDASCSLSVVAPSYCRIIVEYCQVELERCPYDYVNVTDGVTSNSYCGSATPAGFTSDANTVDFSFFSDFSQVNRGFQAYLSTSCFDCTQGPTYTVCSDTAITSSTGGLINSPGYPGNYPTFVSCSLTISAPAGSTIRFQYLAFALEPAPPTCSFDFFQIYDTSAPSTTKYCGNIAPSFTASSTNEVTILFSSDKSDVYSGFSICFTVI; this is translated from the exons ATGGCTGCGTTCAAAATGCTCTTTATAGCAGCGGTCCTCTTTGTGGGCGGAGCGAAG CAGGTGGCAGCTGGCACTTCCCGCTCGGAGCAGTGCCGCGCGGAAGGAGGCAGCTGCGTGTCCGCCGGGAGCTGCCGGTCGCCCTCGGTGGCTGCCTCGACctgcggggggggcgggggcgccgTGTGCTGCAACCCCTCGGGGCTGGAGGCCTTCGCTCGCACCCTGGAGCTGGACGGCTTCGAGGTCGGCCTGAGAGTCA ACCCTTGCAGTGACCGGAAATGCCTTACCTGGTACCGGGGTCAATGGTTGGCAGACCCGGCCACCTGTACGGACAAGCGGCGACTGGTGAACTTCTGCCCGACCACTAACCAATG gtGTTGCGCTCCGCCCTGCAGAAGGAGGTCGAGGTGTCGCAGGAGGAAAGGTTACTGCGTCCCGAGGAAGTCCCTGTGTCCGAGCGGCAGGACGAGGCGCAGGCTGTGTGGAGGGAGGATGTGCTTCTGCTGCCTGCCAG ATTGGCCGGTTCCGCGTTGCAATTGCTCCCAGAACAGAG TATCGGTGTGCGAGCCGACAGGAACCTTCTCCCTTGCTGAGGACAGCTGCGTTCAAGTCCACAGCCCTGGTTACCCTTACCCCTACGACAACGACGCGTCATGCTCCCTTAGTGTCGTGGCTCCGAGTTACTGCAGAATTATCGTGGAGTACTGTCAGGTGGAGCTGGAAAGGTGTCCTTATGATTACGTGAATGTCACCGATGGCGTAACCAG CAACTCGTACTGCGGGAGCGCTACCCCAGCTGGCTTCACTTCAGACGCTAACACTGTCGACTTCAGTTTCTTCTCGGATTTCAGCCAAGTGAACAGAGGCTTCCAGGCTTATCTCTCGACCAGCTGC TTCGACTGTACTCAGGGACCGACTTATACGG TGTGCAGCGACACCGCCATCACCTCGAGCACCGGCGGTCTGATCAACTCCCCCGGGTACCCAGGCAATTACCCGACCTTCGTGAGCTGCTCCCTCACCATCAGCGCTCCTGCTGGGTCGACCATTAGATTTCAATATTTAGCGTTCGCTTTGGAACCAGCTCCGCCGACGTGCTCGTTCGACTTCTTCCAGATCTACGACACGTCGGCTCCGTCCAC GACAAAATACTGTGGAAATATCGCACCCAGCTTCACGGCCTCTTCAACAAATGAAGTGACGATCCTATTCTCTTCGGACAAGTCTGATGTCTATTCGGGATTCTCGATCTGCTTCACGGTAATATAA
- the LOC125048416 gene encoding cubilin-like isoform X2, with product MAAFKMLFIAAVLFVGGAKVGGAKVGGAKVAAGTSRSEQCRAEGGSCVSAGSCRSPSVAASTCGGGGGAVCCNPSGLEAFARTLELDGFEVGLRVNPCSDRKCLTWYRGQWLADPATCTDKRRLVNFCPTTNQWCCAPPCRRRSRCRRRKGYCVPRKSLCPSGRTRRRLCGGRMCFCCLPDWPVPRCNCSQNRVSVCEPTGTFSLAEDSCVQVHSPGYPYPYDNDASCSLSVVAPSYCRIIVEYCQVELERCPYDYVNVTDGVTSNSYCGSATPAGFTSDANTVDFSFFSDFSQVNRGFQAYLSTSCFDCTQGPTYTVCSDTAITSSTGGLINSPGYPGNYPTFVSCSLTISAPAGSTIRFQYLAFALEPAPPTCSFDFFQIYDTSAPSTTKYCGNIAPSFTASSTNEVTILFSSDKSDVYSGFSICFTVI from the exons ATGGCTGCGTTCAAAATGCTCTTTATAGCAGCGGTCCTCTTTGTGGGCGGAGCGAAGGTGGGCGGAGCGAAGGTGGGCGGAGcaaag GTGGCAGCTGGCACTTCCCGCTCGGAGCAGTGCCGCGCGGAAGGAGGCAGCTGCGTGTCCGCCGGGAGCTGCCGGTCGCCCTCGGTGGCTGCCTCGACctgcggggggggcgggggcgccgTGTGCTGCAACCCCTCGGGGCTGGAGGCCTTCGCTCGCACCCTGGAGCTGGACGGCTTCGAGGTCGGCCTGAGAGTCA ACCCTTGCAGTGACCGGAAATGCCTTACCTGGTACCGGGGTCAATGGTTGGCAGACCCGGCCACCTGTACGGACAAGCGGCGACTGGTGAACTTCTGCCCGACCACTAACCAATG gtGTTGCGCTCCGCCCTGCAGAAGGAGGTCGAGGTGTCGCAGGAGGAAAGGTTACTGCGTCCCGAGGAAGTCCCTGTGTCCGAGCGGCAGGACGAGGCGCAGGCTGTGTGGAGGGAGGATGTGCTTCTGCTGCCTGCCAG ATTGGCCGGTTCCGCGTTGCAATTGCTCCCAGAACAGAG TATCGGTGTGCGAGCCGACAGGAACCTTCTCCCTTGCTGAGGACAGCTGCGTTCAAGTCCACAGCCCTGGTTACCCTTACCCCTACGACAACGACGCGTCATGCTCCCTTAGTGTCGTGGCTCCGAGTTACTGCAGAATTATCGTGGAGTACTGTCAGGTGGAGCTGGAAAGGTGTCCTTATGATTACGTGAATGTCACCGATGGCGTAACCAG CAACTCGTACTGCGGGAGCGCTACCCCAGCTGGCTTCACTTCAGACGCTAACACTGTCGACTTCAGTTTCTTCTCGGATTTCAGCCAAGTGAACAGAGGCTTCCAGGCTTATCTCTCGACCAGCTGC TTCGACTGTACTCAGGGACCGACTTATACGG TGTGCAGCGACACCGCCATCACCTCGAGCACCGGCGGTCTGATCAACTCCCCCGGGTACCCAGGCAATTACCCGACCTTCGTGAGCTGCTCCCTCACCATCAGCGCTCCTGCTGGGTCGACCATTAGATTTCAATATTTAGCGTTCGCTTTGGAACCAGCTCCGCCGACGTGCTCGTTCGACTTCTTCCAGATCTACGACACGTCGGCTCCGTCCAC GACAAAATACTGTGGAAATATCGCACCCAGCTTCACGGCCTCTTCAACAAATGAAGTGACGATCCTATTCTCTTCGGACAAGTCTGATGTCTATTCGGGATTCTCGATCTGCTTCACGGTAATATAA